Part of the Candidatus Thiothrix putei genome, GCGCGTTGTAAACCTCCTGACTCAATGCCTGCATGGTGTAATCCACGATGGTCACGAAGGTGGAAATGATCACAATGTAAGTGGCAATGCGCACTTCCGACGGAATCAGGTTGCGGAACAACGACACCAGCAAACTCGATGCCACCAGCACGAACGCGGTTGCCAAGCCCATTGCCAGCGCATTGATCGCCGAGTTGGTGACAGCCAGCACCGGACACATTCCCAGCATCATCACGAACACCGGGTTTTCGCGCCAAATGCCTTCGAGGAAAGTATCGACCGTAATCCGGTCATCCTGTTTGATCAGGCTCATGGTTGCGCTCCTTCGATTTGCGGCAATAGCGGTACGACCTTGGGCAGCACGTCTTGCGCACTGTTATTCAAACCCTTGGCAATCGCCTTGGAGGAAATGGTCGCGCCACTAATCGCGTCGATTTCCCACGGATTCTGTTTCGCGCCGTGCTTGACCGCGACAATCGCGTTTGCCAGCGCATCGCCCGCCGCATTCACCTTGGCTTCCAGCTTGTCGAAATTGGCAACGAAGTGTTTGTCAGTAATCACCTTGTCACCCAGCCCCGGCGTTTCGGTTTGCTTGATGACCTTGATGCCGGTAATGCACTCGCATTGCGGGTTATAAGCGTACTCAACAGTCATAAGTTCTCCCCATTCCCCCAAGCAGCACGAAATCCCTTAGAGTAGGCGTTACCAGCGACCTATTATCCAAGGGACATCATGCTAGTTGATCTATACCAGAGCCTTCACCACTTTAAAAGTGAATTTTCGCGCCAGCGAGCATGGCTATTGTTTTGCGCCATCATCCTGAGCTTTTTAGCGGCGACCGAGATGAGCGGGGTCACGTCGATGTGCCGTTACTGGTTATCGGATGAACGGGGCTACCATCGGTTGCTCCATTTTTTTCGTGCCGGGTCTTACCATCCTGAGCGGTTACGGGCGAGCTGGCAGCGGTGGGTGTTGTCCCATGCACCGCTGGTTGAGGTGGCGGGGCGTTTAGTGGTGCTGGGCGACCATACCCATGTGGTTAAGGATGGTGGGCGGATGCCGGGGGTCGTTTCCTTGCGGGAAACCTCGGAAACCCAAAGCAAACCGGACTATTTCCGGGGGCAGTGTTGGGGAGCCGTGGGGTTGTTGGTGGGGAGCCTGTCCGCCTGTTTCTGCCTGCCGCTGAGTTTGCAAATCCATCAGGGGTTTCGGCATTTGGGGGAAGAGGATGCTAACGACCCGACACTCAAACTGGGGACACGAAATGCACAGGGTCACTTCACGGAAAAAATCAGCATGGTCAAAGGCTTCCCACAACACCAGCTTCATCCCGTACTGGCGTTGCCGCCCACGCCTTCCCGGCGGTTTGGGTGGCGCAGGGAAGTAGGCCACATAGTTCTTTTTAGCGCGGGTGATGACCTGCACCAGTGGTTGTTGTAACGCCACCGACCAAACCGAGCGTGCCAGCCGGAACACCGAAGCCGTGGCAAAGAACGCATCCAGCACCAGCCACACCGGGCGGTCATTCACCTGCGCAAACGACAACGCCATCTGCACCACCCGTGTCCCCAGTTTGAGTGTCGGGTCGTTAGCATCCTCTTCCCCCAAATGCCGGAAGCCCTGATGGATCTGCAAACTCAGCGGCAGGCAGAAACAAGCGGACAGGCTCCCCACCAACAAACCCACAGCGCCCCAACACTGCCCCCGGAAGTAGTCCGGTTTGCTTTGGGTTTCCGAGGTTTCTCGCAACGACACCACACCCGGCATCCGCCCACCATCCTTGACGACATGGGTATGGTCGCCCAGCACCACCAAACGCCCCGCCACCTGGGACAACACCCACCGCTGCCAGCTCGCCCGTAACCGCTCAGGATGGTAAGACCCGGCACGAAAAAAAATGGAGCAACCGATGGTAGCCCCGTTCATCCGATAGCCAGTAACGGCACATCGACGTGACCCCGCTCATCTCGGTCGCCGCTAAAAAGCTCAGGATGATGGCGCAAAACAATAGCCATGCTCGCTGGCGCGAAAATTCACTTTTAAAGTGGTGAAGGCTCTGGTACAAATCAACTAGCATGATGTCCCTTGGATAATAGGTCGCTGGTAACGCCTACTCTAAGGGATTTCGTGCTGCTTGGGGGAATGGGGAGAACTTATGACTGTTGAGTAGCATGATGTCCCTTGGATAATAGGTCGCTGGTAACGCCTACTCTAAGGGATTTCGTGCTGCTTGGGGGAATGGGGAGAACTTATGACTGTTGAGGTCTTTTTAGATAGCCAGAACCTTCCCCTGCACCTGCGTATACGGCAATACCTCAAACGCGCTGCGCCGCTGTGCTTCCAGCCCGCCATACACCAGCGTCATGCCTGCTACCCGCTCCCCCAAGGCTGCTTGTACCCGCATGGCAGGTTGCATGGCATCGCTGGCAACCGTTTGCGCCGCCTTGATTTCCAGCAAGTGTAGCTTGTCGCCGCTTTCCAGCAGCAGGTCAGCTTCGTTGCCCCTGACATCACGGTAAAAATGCAGGTGGGGTTTGGTGCCGACATTGTGCAGGGTTTTCAGCACTTCCAAAATCACCAAATTTTCAAACAGGTTGCCGCGCAACGGGTGTGTCGGCAGGTAAGACGGCTGGGTAATGCCCATCAGCCATGCCGCCAGCCCGACATCGTAAAAATACAATTTGGGCGTTTTGGTCAGACGCTTGCCGATATTGGCAAACCATGGCGGCAGGCGGAAGACGATGTATACCTTACAGCGTCAAGACCTGAACATTTTTAAAGGTTTGAAAATTTGTTGTCATCAACTGGGTCAGTTCTTTCTTGTGATCGGTATCCAGCTTGTCGAGACAGTTGGTGATGGCCTCCTTGAAAGCGGGAAACTTATCATAGTATTTCGAGTACAAGCATTTTTTCTTGACGAACTTCCACAACCGTTCAATCAGATTGAGGTTGGGTGAATAGGTCGGTAAAAATAATAGTTCAATATTGAGCCTTTTCGCACAGGCAAACACGGCTTCACAGCGTTGATACTTGGCATTATCCAAGACCAAAGTGATCGGTATTTTGAGTGCTAACGCTGCAATTTTTTCCAATAATTCACACACGCTGTTAGCGTTGATATAGGAGTCGTTAGTGATCGTGATGAGTTGTAGCGTTATCGCATTGAGTGCGCCCAATACGTTGTAGCGTTGTCGACCACAGGGGGCTTTGATGAATACGCGGGAAAATGACCACAAAAACCCCAGAAACGGTGCTAACACGAAGTGGGCGGCATCGACAAAAAAAGGGCGCGTTTGCCCTCCTTAGCCTCCTGAATGCGCGGTTTTAGTTCATTTTCCAGGAACTTTTCTTGTGCTTCCACATCAGCTTTGGCGGGTATCATCCCCACTTTATGGATGTCCATCCCTATTTTCTTCATAAAGACACGTACCCTGTCCTCACTGCGTTTGATGCCTGTCAGCTCCTCAATCTTAGCGGCTGCCGCCTTGCTGGTTGCGGGGGGATATTCACGAAAATAGGCTTCAATCTTGTCTTTATATGCCATCAAATCACTCTGTGGTTTATTGAATCGTATTTCTTTAAGAGCTTCTAAACCGTTAGGTTGTAGGTAGGCGTTTAGGTAGGCAAGCAGCGTGGCTTCTGTAATCCTTTCCAATCGTTTGATTTCCTTATGCGTCAACTGTTGGGATTTCAGGTACAGCACGGACATTTTCTTACGGACTCTGGGATGAGGATGGCGCTCCTTCCAGTAGAACAGCTCCGCTATCTCATCCTCAGTGAAAGTGATTTTTAATGTCATACATTACTCATGGCTGCTTTTGTTACCAGTCATCTAACCATATTTCCTTGATCAAAAAAAACTATTTTATGGCACGGACTGGTATAGGAGGCTTCCAAGAGGGTCAGCCATTCCTGTACCGTGTGTGCGGATACCCCCACATCCGCCCCCAGACTTTGCAGGTTTACCAGTTGCCCGACCCGCCCAGCCACCAGCCGCACAAACTTTTCAAACAGGTGCAGGTTGCGCAATTGCACCAACTCGCGCAAATCGCGCTGCACATAAGTCTCGAAGTAATCCCCCAAGGCTACCGCCGGGTCGAGTTGCTGGGCATGAATGCGTGGATAGCCGCCCTGATACAAAAAGCTGTCAATCGACGGGCTTGCCAAGACTGGCAGCAATTCAGCCATCGACAAGGGCAGCAATTTCAGCAGGGCAGTCCGCCCCGCCAGCGACTGCGAAATGTGGCGACTGAGTTCAAACTGATGGCTGCCCGTGAGGATAAATTGCCCCTGCGTATTTTTTTCATCCACTGCCACTTGAATCCACGACAATAACTCCGGGACTCGCTGGATTTCATCAATCACCGCCCCGTCGGTAAATTGCCCCAAAAAGCCACGCGGGTCGGTGCGGGCAAAATCGCGGGTATCCGGGCGTTCCAAATTGGCGTAAGGCTTGTCGGGGAAGGCTTCCCGGCACAAGGTGGTTTTTCCTGACTGGCGTGGCCCTGTGACGGTCACGACTGGCCATTGGGAAGAACGTGCCAGCAACGTTGGCAGCATGTGGCGTGCAATCATGGCAACCCCTGTAAAATCGGAAGTAGGACTTCATTTTTTCACATTGCCTGTGGTTAAGCCAGCCTGTCGTGTTGGTATTTATTGGCTGTTTGTGCAGGAATAAATAAAAAGATAGGCTATTTATCTTTTTAGATAGTAAATTTGGCTTGTAACTGGCGTGGCAAAAATGAATTTTGAGTTTTATCATATATTTTTCAAAAGGTTAATTTGCTTTATTTGTGGCTGGCATACCCCTTGCAATACTTGCAGCGTAAGCAACGACAAGCAAGGAAAACACCATGAGCACTACCACCACTCCCTACGAAGTCCTCCACGAAGCTGGTCACGCGCCCGTTAAGGCGTGGACAAAAGGCGTTCCCTTTGACGACAACTCCAAAAAGCAATTGCTGAACATTGCGCAGATGCCGTTTATTCACCAATGGGTGGCGGCGATGCCGGATGTGCATCTGGGGAAAGGTGCAACCATTGGCAGCGTGATTCCGACCGTGGAGGCGATTATTCCGGCGGCGGTGGGCGTGGATTTGGGTTGCGGGATGATGGCGGCGAAAACCACCTTGACCGCAGCCGACTTGCCCGATTCCTTGGAGGCGATGCGTAGCCAGATTGAACGTCGTGTGCCGCACGGGCGCAGCCTTACCCGTGGTCAGCGCGATACCGGTGGCTGGGGTGATCCGCCAGACGATGTGCTGGAAAAATGGCTGGCGTTGAGTGCGGGTTTCCAGCGTTTGTGCGAGAAGCACCCGTTCCTGAAAGTAGCCCGCATTTCCGCGACTACGTGGAGGCGGTGGCCTGGGCGCAGGATTTTGCGCAAGCCAACCGCGAGGTGATGATGGCGCGTACTTTGCAGGCGATCCGCGAGGTGTTGCCGATCCCGTTCACGGCGGACGTGGAGGCGGTGAATTGCCACCACAACTACATCAGCCGCGAACACCATTACGGCAAGGACGTGTGGGTGACGCGCAAAGGCGCGGTGAGTGCGCAAAAAGGTCAGCTTGGGATTATTCCGGGCAGCATGGGGGCGAAATCCTTCATCGTGCGCGGGTTGGGTAATGCCGAAAGTTTTTGCAGTTGCAGCCACGGCGCGGGGCGCGTGATGTCGCGAACTGAAGCCAAACGCCGCGTGTCGCTGGAGGAGCATAAACGTGCCGTCGCGGGGGTGGAATGCCGCGTGGATGAGGCGGTGATTGATGAAACGCCGTCGGCTTACAAGCCGATTGATAAGGTGATGGCGGCGCAGAGTGATTTGGTGGAAGTGCTGCATACTCTGAAGCAGGTGGTGTGTGTGAAGGGGTAACCAATGATGACAAAGAAAAATGAGGCATCCACATGATTAAAATTGAAATATTGTCAGCTAGAGACCCACAATGGGCTAGCGAGGATTGCAGCGCAATAGACTGCTGGGTCAGAACTAATACGCTAATTGAGGAGGTTCCCTTTACGGCGTCTAAGGAACTGTCCCGAAATAACTTCCCGAAATCAGGGGGACTGAGGGGTAGCGGTGTAGTTCCATTTTGGCAGGAAATCATCGAACTGGATGGTCATGTTATCCTTAAACGCTTGGGTATACTTGCGCCCGGTTTCAAAAACTTTACTGATGATGCGGACAGCGACCTTCAAGCCAGTGGTGGTTTCCGTTTTTGCCATGTAGTGTTTGGCGGTTTCGACCGTTTCCAACGGCACACCCCGGCAGGCACGGGTCACATGGGGGAACAGTCGGTGTTCAATCGGGTTGTATTTGGAGCAATAGGGCGGGTAGTGGGCGATGCGTATTGTCAGGTTCAGGCTGTCCGCCAATGCCTGCAAGTCTTGCTTGAACAGGTACGCAGAGGAACTGTTGCTGCCACCACCGTCACATAAGACCAACAGCTCGTCAGCTTCGGGGTAGTTGGGTTTCCCTTGCTCACGCCACCATAAGCCAAGGCTTTCGCAGGCAAACTCGGTGGTGTCGTGGCTGGTGTTCAGGTGCAGTGCCGCTTCGTTGCGGGCAAGGTCGTAGATGCCGTGGGGGATCACCTGACCATTGCCATAGCTGGGGAAGTCATGGTCATTGACCTCCGTGGGTTCGACGGCATCCGTTACCCCTTCACGGTAAAAGTTGCCCAGCAGTTCCTTCTTTTTGGTGTCAATGCTGATCACGGGTTTGCCTGCTTGCAGGTAGGTTTGTTTGAGTTGGGCAATCTTTTCAAACTGGGCATTACGGTCAGCGTGTTGCCCCATGGTGCGTTTCTTCTGGGGCTTGCGGCGGCGGTAGCCGTGCTCCCGTAATAGGCGCGACACCACGTTTTTCCCAGCCGATGTCCCCAATGCCTGCATCCGCCGGGCAATCTGCCGACGTGACAGGTTCGTCCATTTCACCGCCTCCCGCATGGGGTCGCCTGCCGTATGATCCTTTAAAACTTGGCGAAAATGCTCATCCAATTGCAGGTGCGTAGCGTTCAGCCGTTTGCGCCCGCCCCTTTTTTTCGCTGCCTTACGGTGGGCAAGCCATCTTCCGATTCCAACTCCGTCAACCCGTGGCGGATGGTTTTGGGGTCACAGTCCAATAACCGGGAAATGTAGTCCTGCCCCCCGTGCCCAAGCCGGACGGCTTCCACGGCGGCGTAGCGGCGGCGGTCACGCTCATTGAGCGATTGGTAGAACCGCTGCATTTGTTTTTCTATGGCTGATGGGTAAACATCCATTGGCTCATCCTCGGTGTTGATTGGCATTACAAGGGGCTATCTTCCCCCTTTCGCTGTTAGCAGAAAAGAGGGAAGTTATTTCGGGACAGTTCCTTAGCTATATTGCTATCGTCTACGTAGAGGGAACCATGAGGAATAGTGTGCAAGGCAGAAAAGCCACCTCCAAGGTAGAACTGATTTTTTGAGTTATCGTTAGGCGCTAACTTTTTCGCATAGAAACGGATTGCTCCATGTGATTCCATGAGCTGTAAGAGCGACTTGATTGATTCCATCATTGATCCACATATCGGTCATCAGGGGTTTGTAAGTTTGTTGCATTATCCAGGGTTTCATCACGCGGGCAACTTCGCGGAAGACAGGCATCACCACTGAGTTGCCGAACTGTTTGTACGCCCGTGTATCCGACACCGGAATACGGAAAGTGTCCGGGTAGCCCATCAGCCGCGCACATTCTCGCGGGGTAAGGCGGCGCGGGTTTTTGTGGGTGTGAACAAAAGTGCGGTGTCCTGTAGACTAAGATGGCATCCCCTAAAACCAGAGAAAAAGGACTTTCCCATGTTGACAGTTAGCTCCCGCGACCAAAAACTTTTAGAAGCCTTGAACCGCAACCCCGCATTAAAAGCTCGGATGGAAGGGCTAATCGAGGTGGTTGAAAATGCCGGTGATGACATTATCAAAGCAGCAGACGCCGAACAGCGGGTGATAGAAGAACTGCGCCAAATGGGAAATGATGCGATCACTGCATGGGCAAACAAACGTGTAGAAAAATGCACAGCCCCAGCCTGTGAAGAAGGCATTGGGAAGTATGTAAAGAGTGGAAAAAAAACTGTCATTGGCACACGACCTACGGAAAAATCCACATAAGCGAACCGGTCTACCGGATTCCCGGCAAGCGTGTCCGCCCCTTTAGCCAGAGTGCCGAGGTTGTTTGCCGAGGCTGTTCGCTCCCGCTGCAACGGGCGGTGACGGACTTTGGGGCGGACTGTTCATTTGCTCAAGTGCCTGATAAATTAGAAGAACATTACGGGATACGGCTGGCATCCAGCAGCATCCGACACATCACCGAAGGTCACGCCAAACGCATCCATGAATCCCAAGTGTTGATAAAAGACTATCCAAGCACGTTGGGAAAAGCCTATGTCATTGCCGAAATGGACGGCAGCATGATCCCCATCGTCGAGATTGACGAAACAGCCCCCGACAAGCGCAAAGGCAAAAAGGAAAGCTGGAAAGAAGCCCGCCTGTGTCTTGCCCACGCCAAAGGCAGTGCTACGCCAACGTTTGGCGCAATATTCGGTGGCACGGTAGAAGATGCTGGAAAAATCTTATTCGACACCGCCTGCCGTGCTGGATTTGGAAAAAGCACGTTCCTCCATGCGGTGGGTGATGGGGCAAGCTGGATCAACCGTCAAGTGGATGAACAATTTGGCACACAAGGACATTACCTGATTGATTTTTATCATGTTTGTGAATACCTATCAGCAGCATCCGCAAGCTGTTCATGCCTCAAGGACAAGGATAAATGGTTTGCCAAACAGAAAAAAGCCCTACAGGATGGTCAAGCTCAAGCGGTCATCGACACACTGAAACCTTTCCTCGAAGCAGAAACGGTAGAAGACAGTAACGCCCCAGTACGAGCTTGTCGCCGTTACCTGAGCAACCGCATTGAGCAACTGGATTACCCGACAGCAAAATCCCTCGGATTGCCCGTGGGGTCGGGCGAAATAGAAAGTGCACACCGTTACATCATCCAGCAACGCTTAAAAAAATCGGGGGCATGGTGGAAAAGTGATAATGCGGCGGATATGTTGGCGTTGAGGGTCATGCGGGGAAACCAGCAATGGAAGCATTATTGGCGAAACACCGCTGAGGCGGCATGAGGTTTACCGCACTTTTGTTCACACCCGGTTTTTGTTTTCGCCTTGCCAGACCAGTATTTCCGAGCCGTCTTTGTAATAACGGGCGGAAAGGGTGCGGGTCACGCTATTGGCATACGCCAGCCCAAAACCATAGCCGTTACCCTTAGCCTTGTGTTTGTCAGCGTAATCTTGCAGGTATTTCCAGAGATTGTTGGTTAGGGTGTATTTGTCATGAATCTTGCGGTTGGCATGATCGAAATAGCGGCCTTCGTCGTGTTCCAGTACAGGTTCGCTACCATCGGTCTTGTGTAGGATGTTACCTAGCGTGATACGACCTTTGCCCGGCAGTTGCAGTGCATCCCAGCTAAATGCGGTTGGTTCGCGGAAGCCGACAATGACCGTGCGTTCACGGTGCTGGGGTGTCCAGTGCTGCCCGTCAATGGTTGTCCAGTGAACCTGATAGCCGAGTTCCTCCCGCAAGGTGTGCAGGATGATACGGAACGTATTGCCCTTGTCATGGGATTGCAGATTCTTGACG contains:
- a CDS encoding transposase, translating into MNGATIGCSIFFRAGSYHPERLRASWQRWVLSQVAGRLVVLGDHTHVVKDGGRMPGVVSLRETSETQSKPDYFRGQCWGAVGLLVGSLSACFCLPLSLQIHQGFRHLGEEDANDPTLKLGTRVVQMALSFAQVNDRPVWLVLDAFFATASVFRLARSVWSVALQQPLVQVITRAKKNYVAYFPAPPKPPGRRGRQRQYGMKLVLWEAFDHADFFREVTLCISCPQFECRVVSILFPQMPKPLMDLQTQRQAETGGQAPHQQPHGSPTLPPEIVRFALGFRGFPQGNDPRHPPTILNHMGMVAQHH
- a CDS encoding FMN-binding protein is translated as MTVEYAYNPQCECITGIKVIKQTETPGLGDKVITDKHFVANFDKLEAKVNAAGDALANAIVAVKHGAKQNPWEIDAISGATISSKAIAKGLNNSAQDVLPKVVPLLPQIEGAQP
- a CDS encoding DNA cytosine methyltransferase encodes the protein MGYPDTFRIPVSDTRAYKQFGNSVVMPVFREVARVMKPWIMQQTYKPLMTDMWINDGINQVALTAHGITWSNPFLCEKVSA
- a CDS encoding DUF4143 domain-containing protein — translated: MTKTPKLYFYDVGLAAWLMGITQPSYLPTHPLRGNLFENLVILEVLKTLHNVGTKPHLHFYRDVRGNEADLLLESGDKLHLLEIKAAQTVASDAMQPAMRVQAALGERVAGMTLVYGGLEAQRRSAFEVLPYTQVQGKVLAI
- a CDS encoding ISAzo13 family transposase; this encodes MDEHFRQVLKDHTAGDPMREAVKWTNLSRRQIARRMQALGTSAGKNVVSRLLREHGYRRRKPQKKRTMGQHADRNAQFEKIAQLKQTYLQAGKPVISIDTKKKELLGNFYREGVTDAVEPTEVNDHDFPSYGNGQVIPHGIYDLARNEAALHLNTSHDTTEFACESLGLWWREQGKPNYPEADELLVLCDGGGSNSSSAYLFKQDLQALADSLNLTIRIAHYPPYCSKYNPIEHRLFPHVTRACRGVPLETVETAKHYMAKTETTTGLKVAVRIISKVFETGRKYTQAFKDNMTIQFDDFLPKWNYTATPQSP
- a CDS encoding ATP-binding protein; protein product: MIARHMLPTLLARSSQWPVVTVTGPRQSGKTTLCREAFPDKPYANLERPDTRDFARTDPRGFLGQFTDGAVIDEIQRVPELLSWIQVAVDEKNTQGQFILTGSHQFELSRHISQSLAGRTALLKLLPLSMAELLPVLASPSIDSFLYQGGYPRIHAQQLDPAVALGDYFETYVQRDLRELVQLRNLHLFEKFVRLVAGRVGQLVNLQSLGADVGVSAHTVQEWLTLLEASYTSPCHKIVFFDQGNMVR